A window of the Capricornis sumatraensis isolate serow.1 chromosome 9, serow.2, whole genome shotgun sequence genome harbors these coding sequences:
- the ZNF672 gene encoding zinc finger protein 672, which translates to MFAASEVAVGRPYGCSECGKSFRYSSVLLRHERVHSGDSSFRCLECGERCAEASDLRAHRRAHAGQTLYICSECGQSFRHSGRLDLHQSVHRRRIRSCRCRVCGGCFPHLPALLLHRRRWHPPERPQRCPLCPRAFRQSALRFHLARAHPWGTPTVPADTLHRCTQCSRAFRSSAGLRSHLRVHTARGPSDSIPLQPGAPDTHQCGVCGKSFGKSSTLTRHLQTHSGEKPFKCPECGKGFLESATLVRHQRTHTGEKPYACGDCGRRFSESSTLLRHRRSHQGERPHACATCGKGFGQRSDLVVHQRIHTGERPFPCTECGRCFSDRSDLTKHRRTHTGEKPYRCELCGKCFTCISNLNVHRRNHAGHKPHKCPECGKAFSVGSKLALHRKTHLGERPAECAECGKCFSHSRSLSQHQRAHRRARASTAPAAAATQPKAGTALIVAGQAGQEKPGLFLSQLRETC; encoded by the coding sequence ATGTTCGCTGCCTCAGAGGTGGCAGTAGGCAGGCCTTATGGGTGCAGTGAGTGTGGCAAGAGCTTCCGCTACAGTTCAGTGCTGCTGCGGCACGAGCGCGTCCACAGTGGTGACAGCAGCTTCCGCTGCCTAGAGTGTGGCGAGCGATGCGCAGAGGCCTCAGACCTCCGTGCACATAGACGCGCTCATGCGGGCCAGACGCTCTACATCTGCAGTGAGTGTGGCCAGAGCTTCCGCCACAGCGGCCGCCTTGACCTGCACCAGAGCGTACACAGGCGGCGCATCCGCTCCTGCCGCTGCCGAGTTTGTGGTGGATGCTTTCCACACCTCCCGGCTCTGCTGCTGCACCGGCGCCGCTGGCACCCTCCTGAGAGGCCCCAACGCTGTCCGCTGTGCCCTCGAGCCTTCCGCCAGAGCGCGCTGCGCTTCCACCTGGCACGGGCGCACCCATGGGGAACACCTACTGTGCCTGCTGACACACTCCACCGCTGCACACAGTGCTCGCGGGCTTTCCGCAGCAGCGCTGGACTTCGGAGCCATTTGCGTGTCCACACAGCCAGGGGCCCCAGTGACTCCATACCTCTGCAGCCAGGTGCTCCGGACACACACCAGTGTGGTGTATGTGGCAAGAGCTTTGGCAAGAGTTCCACGCTAACGCGACACCTGCAGACGCACTCGGGTGAGAAACCTTTCAAATGCCCGGAGTGTGGCAAGGGCTTCTTGGAGAGTGCTACACTGGTGCGCCATCAGCGCACACACACGGGCGAGAAGCCTTATGCCTGCGGCGACTGCGGGCGACGCTTCAGTGAGAGCTCCACGCTGCTGCGCCATCGGCGCAGCCATCAGGGAGAGCGGCCACATGCCTGTGCCACATGTGGCAAGGGCTTTGGGCAGCGCTCAGACCTGGTGGTGCACCAGCGCATCCACACAGGTGAGAGGCCCTTCCCATGTACTGAGTGCGGCCGCTGCTTCAGCGACCGCTCAGACCTCACAAAGCACAGGCGCACACACACAGGTGAGAAACCCTACCGCTGTGAGTTGTGTGGCAAGTGCTTCACATGCATCTCCAACCTCAATGTGCACCGGCGCAACCATGCTGGCCACAAGCCCCACAAGTGCCCTGAGTGCGGCAAGGCCTTCAGTGTGGGCTCCAAGCTGGCACTGCACCGCAAGACGCACCTGGGCGAGCGGCCAGCGGAATGTGCGGAGTGTGGCAAATGTTTCAGCCACAGCCGCTCCCTGTCACAGCACCAGCGAGCTCACAGGCGTGCTCGTGCCTCCACTGCTCCTGCTGCCGCTGCCACTCAGCCCAAGGCAGGCACTGCGCTCATAGTTGCTGGGCAAGCAGGACAGGAAAAGCCAGGGCTTTTTTTGTCTCAGTTGAGAGAGACTTGTTGA